The proteins below are encoded in one region of Mangifera indica cultivar Alphonso chromosome 7, CATAS_Mindica_2.1, whole genome shotgun sequence:
- the LOC123220531 gene encoding heavy metal-associated isoprenylated plant protein 19-like yields MHCNACERTVARAISKLKGVEKFTTNMKEHEVVVTGRIDPQKVLKKLKKKTGKRVDMVIDDNNNKESPEVEVDEGNNNGDGPVDEAWLFDFCKDGEVMTMFSDENPNACLIM; encoded by the exons ATGCACTGCAATGCATGCGAAAGAACAGTCGCAAGGGCCATTTCCAAGTTGAAAG GCGTTGAGAAGTTCACTACAAATATGAAGGAGCACGAGGTCGTAGTTACAGGGCGGATAGATCCACAGAAAGTGTTGAAGAAACTGAAGAAGAAGACAGGGAAGAGAGTTGATATGGTGATtgatgataataacaataaagagTCCCCGGAAGTTGAGGTTGATGAAGGAAATAATAATGGAGATGGACCAGTTGATGAGGCATGGTTGTTTGATTTTTGTAAGGACGGTGAAGTGATGACGATGTTCAGTGATGAGAATCCAAATGCttgtttaattatgtaa
- the LOC123221234 gene encoding probable 1-deoxy-D-xylulose-5-phosphate synthase, chloroplastic gives MALSAFPFPSHANRSPPTLADPHKSTSLSSMFWGADLCSQSLYKLNQAKKRSGRIFASLSETGEYHSQRPQTPLLDTINYPIHMKNLSIRELKQLADELRSDVVFNVSKTGGHLGSSLGVVELTVALHYVFNAPQDRILWDVGHQSYPHKILTGRRDKMHTLRQTNGLAGFTKRSESEYDCFGTGHSSTTISAGLGMAVGRDIKGRKNNVVAVIGDGAMTAGQAYEAMNNAGYLDSDMIVILNDNKQVSLPTANLDGPIPPVGALSSALSRLQSNRPLRELREVAKGVTKQIGGPMHELAAKVDEYARGMISGSGSTLFEELGLYYIGPVDGHNIDDLVSILKEVKDTKTTGPVLIHVVTEKGHGYPYAERAADKYHGVAKFDPATGKQFKGSAPTQSYTTYFAEALIAEAEADKNIVAIHAAMGGGTGLNLFLRRFPSRCFDVGIAEQHAVTFAAGLACEGLKPFCAIYSSFMQRAYDQVVHDVDLQKLPVRFAMDRAGLVGADGPTHCGAFDVTFMACLPNMVVMAPSDEAELFHMVATAASIDDRPSCFRYPRGNGVGVQLPPGNKGIPLEVGKGRILLEGDRVALLGYGTAVQNCLAAAALLEHRGLQLTVVDARFCKPLDRTLIRSLAKSHEFLITVEEGSIGGFGSHVAQFLALDGLLDGTVKWRPLVLPDRYIDHGSPPDQLAEAGLTPSHIAATVFNVLGQTREALEIMSFKS, from the exons ATGGCTCTATCTGCATTCCCATTTCCTTCTCATGCCAACCGTTCACCTCCAACACTTGCTGATCCTCATAAATCAACTTCTCTTTCTTCTATGTTCTGGGGTGCAGATCTGTGTAGTCAATCTCTTTACAAGCTCAATCAG GCCAAGAAAAGGTCGGGCAGGATTTTTGCATCACTTTCAGAGACTGGAGAATATCACTCACAAAGACCACAAACACCTCTATTGGACACCATTAATTATCCAATTCACATGAAAAATCTATCAATCAGG GAGCTGAAACAATTGGCAGATGAGCTGCGGTCTGATGTTGTATTCAATGTATCCAAAACTGGGGGTCATTTGGGCTCTAGCCTTGGTGTTGTTGAACTCACTGTTGCTCTTCATTATGTTTTTAATGCTCCTCAAGACAGGATACTATGGGATGTTGGTCATCAG TCTTACCCTCATAAAATCTTGACTGGGAGAAGAGATAAGATGCATACCTTGAGGCAAACAAATGGACTTGCAGGGTTCACAAAACGATCGGAGAGTGAATATGACTGCTTTGGAACTGGCCATAGTTCTACCACTATCTCTGCAGGACTGG GTATGGCTGTGGGCAGGGATATTAAAGGAAGAAAGAACAATGTAGTTGCCGTTATAGGCGATGGTGCCATGACTGCAGGTCAGGCTTATGAAGCTATGAACAATGCTGGGTACCTGGATTCAGACATGATTGTTATTCTTAATGACAACAAACAGGTTTCTCTGCCTACTGCCAATCTGGATGGGCCGATACCACCTGTAGGAGCCTTGAGCAGTGCTCTCAGTAGGTTGCAATCAAACAGGCCTCTTAGGGAACTCAGAGAGGTTGCCAAA GGAGTTACAAAACAAATTGGTGGACCTATGCATGAACTGGCAGCAAAAGTTGATGAATATGCTCGTGGGATGATTAGTGGTTCTGGATCAACATTATTTGAAGAGCTTGGACTGTATTACATCGGTCCTGTTGATGGTCATAACATAGATGACCTTGTTTCCATTCTCAAAGAGGTGAAGGATACCAAAACAACAGGTCCAGTCCTGATCCATGTTGTCACTGAGAAAGGCCATGGATATCCATATGCAGAACGGGCAGCAGACAAGTACCATG GAGTGGCAAAATTTGATCCAGCAACTGGAAAGCAATTCAAAGGCAGTGCCCCTACACAGTCTTACACAACATATTTTGCGGAAGCTTTGATTGCAGAAGCAGAGGCAGACAAGAATATTGTTGCAATCCACGCTGCAATGGGAGGTGGAACAGGACTAAATCTTTTCCTTCGTCGCTTCCCTAGTAGATGCTTTGATGTCGGGATAGCAGAACAGCATGCTGTTACTTTTGCCGCAGGTCTGGCCTGTGAAGGCCTAAAACCTTTTTGTGCAATCTATTCATCTTTCATGCAGAGGGCTTATGACCAG GTAGTACATGATGTGGATTTGCAGAAGTTGCCTGTAAGATTTGCAATGGACAGAGCTGGACTAGTTGGAGCTGATGGTCCCACACATTGTGGGGCTTTTGATGTCACTTTCATGGCATGCCTTCCAAACATGGTTGTAATGGCTCCTTCTGATGAGGCTGAGCTGTTTCACATGGTTGCCACTGCTGCTTCTATAGATGATAGACCCAGCTGTTTTAGATATCCGAGAGGAAATGGGGTTGGTGTTCAGTTGCCACCGGGAAATAAAGGCATTCCTCTTGAG GTTGGAAAAGGCAGAATATTACTTGAAGGGGATAGAGTAGCACTCTTGGGTTATGGGACAGCTGTTCAGAACTGTTTAGCTGCAGCTGCTTTACTGGAACACCGCGGTTTACAGTTAACAGTAGTAGATGCTCGATTCTGCAAACCACTGGACCGCACCCTTATTCGAAGTCTGGCAAAATCACACGAGTTTTTGATTACTGTAGAGGAAGGATCAATTGGAGGCTTTGGTTCTCATGTTGCTCAGTTCTTAGCCCTTGATGGTCTTCTCGATGGCACAGTAAAG TGGAGGCCACTTGTACTCCCTGACCGGTATATCGACCATGGATCTCCGCCTGATCAGTTGGCTGAAGCTGGTCTCACACCATCTCACATTGCGGCAACAGTATTTAACGTACTAGGACAAACCAGAGAGGCTCTGGAGATCATGTctttcaaaagttaa
- the LOC123221011 gene encoding 50S ribosomal protein L33-like: MGDKKKTFMFVRLVSAAGTGFFYVKKKSAKKVLEKLEFRKYDPRVNRHVLFTEAKMK; encoded by the coding sequence ATGGGTGACAAAAAGAAGACTTTTATGTTCGTTCGGCTTGTCTCGGCTGCTGGGACTGGATTCTTCTATGTCAAGAAGAAGAGTGCCAAGAAAGTTTTGGAGAAGCTTGAGTTCCGAAAATATGACCCTCGTGTGAATCGTCATGTTCTGTTTACAGAAGCGAAAATGAAGTGA
- the LOC123221010 gene encoding NADH dehydrogenase [ubiquinone] 1 alpha subcomplex subunit 8-B-like codes for MASVVDAAGEPIATSAVLMAVSKHIGTRCQLENVEFLKCKKRDPNPEKCLDKGRQVTTCVLGLLKDLHQRCTKQMDDYAGCMYYHTNEFDLCRKEQQAFEKACPLE; via the exons ATGGCAAGCGTGGTGGATGCGGCGGGAGAACCGATCGCAACGTCGGCGGTGCTAATGGCAGTGTCTAAGCACATTGGGACGAGATGCCAGCTGGAGAATGTTGAGTTTTTGAAATGCAAGAAGAGGGATCCCAATCCTGAGAAATGTCTCGATAAAGGTCGACAAGTTACTACTTGTGTCCTTGGCTT GCTAAAAGACCTTCACCAGAGGTGCACAAAGCAGATGGATGATTATGCTGGTTGTATGTATTACCATACAAATGAGTTTGATTTATGTCGCAAGGAGCAGCAAGCATTTGAGAAGGCATGTCCATTGGAATGA